A single window of Aspergillus oryzae RIB40 DNA, chromosome 8 DNA harbors:
- a CDS encoding pentatricopeptide repeat protein (PPR repeat), producing MVFKPFTHLARQSFTKAFTHGYAQSVVAASQSSYASSATFNQLANQPAKVSRSALQNVFQPSSSSGAGAKASQGGSGSGDLGLAAYYAAWQHAQQTGDDSDWKQFQVKRKLGWKPSTPEEAAKSKEDSVNSTNPHNFDSPHITKASANADVSAQVEEAVAREIQIQEEQAQAEEASEGKDDSATEAFPDLPADVAAIADVSTEQARIASDQIVQLALTKKYAEIPSAFEALLRDGLTPTVGAYNALLESAVRLHGDTAQAIQKALDVYSDMLRRRVIPDEQTYRTLVQLFVERAHDALKSQKSLEQDRIRYGGMEEPGKFMLHSSELERAILDEDHSLGIAIKLFNTATTRHPDLIFPLDTYSRLIIACAREGQVENMIRIYAHMETHKVTPHASIFPSMIDAFASTGDLKSAVECYNEYKALAISDDNGTFSIVQRLDGQVYAALVKAYLSCGKEKEALRFLERIRASFDEVTENKETRKDAVETVIVRDGLVSHSLKSGEHDKALSQAKTRLRDGALDHAMAEICIAAADAGNLKTASEAYDCLPTDTAKRHGPAISMLALYVRQGNVSAARPLWVMLSTVGQTTPDMVQPTAMYSVALLKSGQIEEALVEARNMFGRVRNASIDNPYLLNAVREQINESLHLIGRVLIQTAAVLSPQTAVGKLFNSRPDMVRRWHDHLGLTSSPSSFLSDRHTPVSEMSTMTSAPSEDSFDPYAYATDFKGSAMIAEQLESTSGRPDSHLNDALTRLRNMRRSGRHPRYITYAKLITAAAKCHRNDLVHEILSMARRDVPLLHQYHAVKYGWVSILDAMVASCLTLNDRSLASKYHQELSELGSAPSANTFGLYITTLKESTKTFDEATEALKIFHRAVAEGVEPTSFLYNALIGKLGKARRIDDCLLYFAEMRAQGVRPTSVTYGTIVNALCRVSDERFAEEMFEEMESMPNYKPRPAPYNSMIQYFLNTKRDRSKVLAYYKRMLSRNIQPTMHTYKLLIDAHASLEPVDMKAAEKVLETIKAAGQQPEAVHYASLIHAHGCVMHDMKAAQDVFNSVVSNSKVRLQPCLYQALLEAMVANHQVAQTEDIVKDMVQRRVDMTAYIANTLIQGWATEGNVSKAKAIYDSIGVDKREPSTYEAMTRAFLMANERENASRIVQEMLSRGYPTAVASKIVDLVGGGAAVAAAL from the exons ATGGTCTTCAAACCGTTCACCCATCTCGCACGTCAGAGTTTCACCAAAGCCTTCACTCATGGCTATGCTCAGTCGGTAGTTGCGGCGTCGCAGTCTTCCTACGCGTCCTCCGCCACATTCAATCAACTCGCCAATCAACCGGCCAAGGTCTCCCGGAGTGCATTGCAAAATGTATTCCAACCCTCAAGTTCTTCCGGCGCTGGCGCCAAAGCCAGCCAGGGCGGCTCGGGCTCGGGAGACTTAGGCCTCGCGGCGTATTATGCCGCGTGGCAACACGCTCAGCAGACTGGCGATGATAGTGATTGGAAACAGTTTCAGGTGAAGCGGAAACTGGGGTGGAAACCGTCGACGCCGGAAGAAGCAGCAAAGTCCAAAGAAGATAGCGTGAACTCGACGAATCCCCATAATTTCGACTCGCCTCACATCACGAAGGCCTCCGCCAATGCCGATGTTAGCGCTCAGGTTGAGGAGGCGGTGGCTCGAGAGATTCAAATCCAGGAAGAGCAAGCCCAAGCTGAGGAGGCATccgaaggaaaggatgacTCGGCCACTGAGGCATTCCCTGACCTACCAGCAGACGTGGCTGCCATCGCGGATGTCTCCACGGAGCAAGCTCGTATCGCTTCCGATCAGATTGTCCAGCTGGCTTTAACAAAGAAGTACGCTGAGATCCCCAGTGCATTTGAAGCACTGCTCAGAGATGGCTTGACTCCCACGGTCGGTGCTTACAATGCCCTGCTGGAATCGGCTGTACGGCTTCATGGTGACACCGCTCAGGCGATTCAGAAGGCGCTGGATGTCTATTCTGATATGCTCCGTCGTAGGGTAATTCCCGACGAGCAGACGTATCGGACTCTCGTCCAGCTCTTCGTGGAGCGCGCACACGATGCCCTGAAGTCCCAGAAATCGCTCGAGCAGGACCGGATCCGCTacggaggaatggaagagcCTGGCAAGTTCATGCTCCACTCGAGCGAGTTGGAGCGAGCCATTCTCGATGAGGACCATTCGCTCGGTATCGCTATCAAGCTATTTAACACTGCTACCACAAGACACCCCGatctcatctttccattGGACACCTACAGCCGCCTGATTATCGCATGTGCGAGAGAGGGCCAAGTTGAGAATATGATCCGCATTTACGCCCACATGGAAACCCACAAAGTTACACCTCATGCCTCTATCTTCCCGTCGATGATCGATGCTTTCGCCTCTACTGGAGATCTGAAGAGTGCTGTGGAGTGCTACAACGAGTATAAGGCTCTCGCAATCTCGGACGACAATGGTACGTTCAGCATCGTTCAACGCCTGGATGGCCAGGTGTACGCTGCGTTGGTCAAAGCGTATCTATCGTGTGGtaaggagaaggaggcttTGCGCTTTTTGGAGCGGATCCGGGCTTCTTTCGATGAGGTgacagaaaacaaagaaactCGGAAAGATGCTGTTGAAACCGTGATCGTTCGAGATGGCCTTGTTTCGCACTCCTTAAAATCGGGTGAGCATGATAAGGCGTTGAGTCAAGCTAAGACACGGTTGCGCGATGGGGCCCTGGATCATGCCATGGCCGAAATCTGCATCGCCGCGGCGGATGCCGGTAACCTCAAAACGGCTTCCGAAGCATACGATTGTCTGCCTACTGATACCGCAAAACGTCATGGCCCTGCTATCTCGATGCTGGCATTATACGTGCGTCAAGGCAACGTGTCGGCGGCTAGGCCTCTGTGGGTTATGCTAAGCACTGTGGGTCAGACAACACCGGACATGGTTCAGCCGACGGCGATGTATTCGGTGGCCTTATTGAAGAGTGGtcagatcgaagaagccCTAGTCGAGGCCCGTAATATGTTTGGACGGGTCCGCAACGCTTCAATCGACAACCCTTATCTACTTAACGCCGTCCGGGAGCAGATCAATGAAAGTCTTCATCTCATCGGTCGCGTACTTATTCAAACTGCTGCCGTCCTCTCTCCCCAAACT GCGGTCGGGAAGCTATTCAACAGCCGTCCTGACATGGTGAGGAGGTGGCACGACCACCTTGGGCTCACCTCCAGCCCTTCTTCGTTCTTGTCCGATCGCCACACTCCGGTCTCTGAGATGTCGACGATGACCTCCGCGCCCAGCGAAGACTCGTTCGATCCGTACGCATATGCCACCGATTTCAAAGGATCCGCGATGATTGCCGAACAGTTGGAAAGCACCAGCGGTCGCCCCGATTCCCACCTCAACGATGCTTTGACTCGGCTTCGGAACATGCGCCGCTCTGGCCGTCATCCTCGCTACATCACGTATGCCAAACTGATCACCGCTGCCGCCAAGTGTCATCGCAACGATTTGGTCCATGAAATTCTGAGCATGGCTCGCCGCGATGTCCCTCTCCTGCACCAGTATCACGCTGTCAAGTACGGTTGGGTGTCAATTCTTGACGCCATGGTAGCCTCCTGCCTTACCCTTAATGATCGCAGTCTCGCTTCCAAGTATCACCAGGAGCTTTCGGAACTCGGCTCCGCTCCGTCCGCCAACACCTTCGGTCTTTATATCACCACGCTCAAGGAATCAACCAAGACCTTTGATGAGGCGACCGAAGCTTTGAAGATCTTCCATCGTGCGGTCGCTGAAGGGGTTGAGCCTACCTCGTTCTTGTACAACGCCTTGATCGGGAAGCTTGGTAAAGCCCGTCGCATTGACGATTGTCTGTTGTACTTCGCCGAGATGCGTGCCCAGGGTGTGCGTCCTACTAGTGTTACCTATGGAACAATTGTGAACGCGCTCTGCCGAGTCAGCGATGAACGGTTCGCCGAAGAGATGTTCGAGGAGATGGAGTCGATGCCCAACTACAAACCTCGCCCAGCTCCCTACAATTCCATGATTCAGTACTTCCTGAACACCAAGCGCGACCGCAGCAAGGTTCTGGCGTACTATAAGCGCATGCTCAGCCGTAATATCCAGCCCACCATGCACACGTACAAGTTGCTCATCGACGCACACGCCTCTCTTGAGCCTGTGGATATGAAGGCTGCGGAGAAGGTACTCGAAACCATCAAAGCCGCCGGACAGCAACCAGAGGCCGTACACTATGCATCTCTCATCCATGCTCATGGCTGTGTGATGCATGACATGAAAGCTGCTCAGGACGTCTTCAACTCGGTCGTCTCCAACAGCAAAGTGCGACTCCAGCCATGCCTGTACCAGGCCCTTCTAGAGGCCATGGTGGCCAACCACCAGGTCGCACAAACTGAGGACATTGTGAAGGATATGGTCCAGCGTAGGGTCGATATGACTGCCTACATTGCCAACACTCTTATTCAAGGGTGGGCCACTGAGGGCAACGTGAGCAAAGCCAAGGCCATCTATGATAGCATTGGTGTGGACAAGCGGGAGCCCAGCACTTATGAGGCTATGACCCGTGCATTCCTCATGGCGAACGAGCGAGAGAACGCCTCTCGCATTGTGCAAGAGATGCTGTCTCGTGGATACCCGACCGCTGTCGCCAGCAAGATTGTGGATCTTGTCGGTGGCGGTGCCGCGGTCGCTGCTGCCCTGTAG